In Turicibacter sanguinis, a genomic segment contains:
- a CDS encoding AI-2E family transporter codes for MKINWDKKYTTIAIYAFIVICFSIVFANIISKLDAFTGKMSQIMAVFQPFIIGFIIAYLINFILKFYEDRVFKKFIKGSKKSLRGVAVILSYLTASLIFYVFIQFVVPQLVESITGLVNDIPRYLYDMKVILEQTLNETDISPEYMTLINDKLTEITNWVLQLVTNLLPIIGGIVMAFASSVWNIILGIIISVYLLVDKEKFFALGKKVVVALFNDKHANIILNLANRTNLTFGKFIGGKIIDSAIIGVLTFIILTIFKMPYSLLISVIIGMTNIIPFFGPFIGAIPSAIIILFISPIKAVWFGVIILVIQQIDGNIIGPKILGDSIGISAFWILFAILVAGKLFGLVGMIIGVPMFALIYSIVKDVIEIRLSKKGLPTDTTEYL; via the coding sequence ATGAAGATTAATTGGGATAAAAAATATACTACCATTGCGATATATGCTTTTATTGTCATTTGTTTCAGTATTGTTTTTGCTAACATTATATCAAAATTAGATGCTTTTACAGGAAAGATGAGCCAAATAATGGCCGTTTTTCAACCATTTATTATTGGTTTTATCATCGCTTACTTAATTAATTTTATCTTGAAATTTTATGAGGATAGAGTCTTTAAGAAGTTTATTAAAGGTTCAAAAAAATCTCTGCGTGGGGTAGCGGTTATATTATCATATTTAACTGCAAGTTTAATTTTTTATGTCTTTATTCAATTCGTGGTTCCACAATTAGTCGAAAGTATTACAGGGTTAGTTAATGACATTCCAAGATATCTATATGATATGAAAGTAATACTCGAACAGACGTTAAATGAGACGGATATTAGTCCAGAATACATGACGTTAATCAATGATAAATTAACAGAAATTACGAACTGGGTGCTCCAATTAGTCACAAATCTTCTACCAATTATCGGTGGAATCGTCATGGCTTTTGCATCGAGTGTATGGAATATTATTTTAGGAATTATCATTTCGGTTTATTTACTGGTTGATAAAGAAAAGTTCTTTGCACTTGGAAAGAAAGTAGTCGTTGCATTATTTAATGATAAACATGCAAATATTATCTTAAATCTTGCTAATCGCACTAATTTGACATTTGGAAAATTTATTGGTGGAAAGATTATTGACTCAGCTATTATTGGGGTTTTAACCTTTATAATCTTAACAATCTTTAAAATGCCATATTCATTATTAATCTCTGTTATTATTGGAATGACGAATATTATTCCATTCTTTGGACCATTTATTGGAGCTATTCCATCAGCGATTATTATTTTATTCATTTCGCCAATTAAGGCAGTATGGTTCGGGGTTATTATCCTTGTGATTCAACAAATTGATGGGAATATTATTGGACCTAAAATTTTGGGTGACTCAATCGGAATTTCAGCTTTCTGGATTTTATTCGCTATCTTAGTTGCAGGGAAACTATTTGGATTAGTTGGAATGATTATTGGAGTTCCAATGTTTGCACTAATTTATTCAATCGTTAAAGATGTCATTGAAATTCGTTTAAGTAAAAAGGGATTACCGACAGACACAACAGAATATTTATAA
- a CDS encoding immunoglobulin-like domain-containing protein codes for MVKKSILFLFILFMTFTTISTTHAMSNDIVNIPDQSLKIALNEALGNSSESDITKKQLSTLKVANLNGKGISNLEGLQYATNLTLLRLQDNQISDLSPLTNLSKLNYLILTNNKIQDISALSHLVNLSLLNIASNEIRDLGPLSNLDELVYLYLADNNLYDMTPVTEMEDLEIIDFSNNHVKDISRFKSLAQYLYGWGHEQTIDLGEYSVKKGDTLKIKNPILDFNGPVGKVNVEDGYYDLKTDEVVWENIQESQDLKFTFSEIASSSDGVEIEFDGTVFLHVNLDLGQTPIISGATDLTLSVGTPFNSLEGVTAYDAEDDDLTSQIQVRGMVDINIVGRYELIYSVMDSSGNTTTVTRIISVLPSSSIINELPVIQARDKIIKVGDAFDPSEGVTAYDIEDGNLTSEIKIIENNVNASVSGTYHITYQVSDRDGALVTNSVTITVMNQVTPNTGFNSWLLLGIGVVLCTGGIVLNRRKEN; via the coding sequence ATGGTTAAAAAAAGTATTCTCTTTCTGTTTATTTTATTCATGACTTTTACAACAATATCAACGACTCATGCAATGAGCAATGATATTGTCAATATTCCAGATCAAAGTTTGAAAATCGCTTTAAATGAAGCATTAGGGAACTCGAGTGAAAGTGATATAACGAAAAAACAATTATCAACATTGAAGGTAGCAAATTTAAATGGTAAAGGAATTTCTAATTTAGAAGGATTACAGTATGCAACTAATTTGACGTTACTTAGACTGCAAGATAATCAAATATCCGACTTGTCCCCATTAACGAATTTAAGCAAGCTTAATTACCTTATTTTAACCAATAACAAAATTCAAGATATCTCGGCTCTCTCTCATTTAGTTAATTTAAGTTTATTAAATATTGCGAGTAATGAGATAAGGGATTTAGGTCCTTTATCTAATCTAGATGAATTAGTTTATTTGTACCTAGCTGATAATAACCTTTATGATATGACTCCTGTCACAGAGATGGAGGATTTAGAGATTATTGATTTTTCTAATAATCACGTGAAAGATATTAGTCGGTTTAAAAGTTTAGCTCAGTATTTGTATGGATGGGGCCATGAACAGACTATCGATTTAGGAGAATATTCTGTGAAAAAAGGGGATACATTAAAAATAAAAAATCCTATTTTAGATTTTAATGGTCCTGTTGGAAAAGTAAATGTTGAAGATGGTTATTATGATTTGAAAACAGATGAAGTAGTATGGGAGAATATTCAAGAAAGCCAAGATCTAAAGTTTACTTTTTCAGAAATAGCCTCTTCATCTGATGGGGTAGAAATTGAGTTTGATGGAACAGTTTTTCTTCATGTTAATCTAGATTTAGGACAAACTCCCATCATAAGTGGAGCAACTGATTTAACCTTGAGTGTTGGGACCCCTTTTAATTCATTAGAAGGTGTTACAGCTTATGATGCAGAAGATGATGATTTGACATCTCAAATTCAAGTTAGGGGAATGGTAGATATTAATATAGTTGGACGATATGAACTGATTTATTCAGTGATGGATTCTAGTGGAAATACGACGACGGTTACGAGAATCATTTCGGTATTGCCATCAAGTAGTATCATCAATGAACTTCCAGTCATTCAAGCTAGGGATAAAATTATTAAAGTTGGTGATGCATTTGATCCATCAGAAGGTGTTACTGCGTATGATATTGAAGATGGAAATTTAACTTCTGAAATCAAAATTATTGAAAATAATGTGAATGCATCTGTTTCAGGTACGTATCATATCACGTATCAGGTTAGTGATCGTGATGGAGCATTGGTCACGAATTCTGTTACAATTACTGTCATGAATCAGGTTACACCCAACACAGGATTTAATAGCTGGCTCCTTCTTGGTATCGGAGTTGTATTATGTACAGGTGGAATAGTTTTA